A single window of Venturia canescens isolate UGA chromosome 3, ASM1945775v1, whole genome shotgun sequence DNA harbors:
- the LOC122408404 gene encoding uncharacterized protein, producing MESENVEILREAERTEEPEERLSTKFNMDVNLGINLSILIILMIFCGLLFLPAKMLLDTSYEVGENENSSETEKSILKTNFLSSMKFREKKICPGLNYEYWLSSIFFSNYDRNCTYTRKRVIAKDKETRRAGENKNSDKSICSEDKKMINPIVNNYNGTFEEMKASKPKSVPVTGHILAMMLVVSAVAAFVEVLRIRFINPKDTSTVETAGSRKGSTVELMSHGRFLSRPTIKPQRSFDLQGMQRSAQRLIGTRPPPLTRRSSFPSYHAATMDLAMTNDPSISRRTSINPESAPDSGMASIHRRARLIRRH from the exons ATGGAGAGTGAAAACGTGGAAATATTAAGGGAGGCTGAAAGAACGGAGGAGCCGGAAGAACGTCTCTCCACGAAATTCAATATGGACGTAAACTTGGGAATAAATTTGAGCATTTTGATCATTCTCATGATATTTTGCGGTCTTCTTTTTTTGCCTGCTAAAATGCTCCTCGACACGTCGTACGAAGTGGGGGAGAACGAAAATTCTAGTGAAACTGAGAAATCCATACTCAAAACAAACTTTCTCAGCTCGATGAAATTTCGCGAAAAGAAAATCTGTCCCGGCCTCAATTACGAGTACTGGCTCTCCTCCATATTTTTCAGTAATTATGATCGAAATTGCACGTACACGAGGAAACGAGTTATTGCAAAAGACAAGGAGACGCGGCGCGCTGGGGAGAACAAAAATTCCGATAAGTCAATTTGTTccgaggataaaaaaatgatcaaccCGATTGTTAACAATTACAATGGTACGTTTGAGGAAATGAAAGCGAGCAAACCGAAATCTGTTCCCGTTACCGGGCACATCCTCGCAATGATGCTCGTTGTTTCGGCCGTAGCCGCTTTCGTCGAAGTACTACGCATACGATTTATCAATCCTAAG GATACCTCCACCGTCGAAACCGCCGGTTCGAGGAAGGGGTCGACTGTTGAATTAATGTCCCATGGACGCTTTTTGTCGCGTCCCACGATCAAACCTCAGAGATCGTTTGATTTACAGGGAATGCAACGATCTGCGCAACGTCTTATTG GTACTCGTCCTCCACCCCTCACGAGACGATCGTCGTTTCCGAGTTACCACGCGGCGACGATGGACCTCGCGATGACGAACGACCCCTCCATTTCCAGACGTACATCGATCAATCCAGAATCGGCACCCGATTCTGGAATGGCCAGTATTCATCGACGGGCACGTTTGATTCGTCGCCATTGA